The Pseudodesulfovibrio cashew genomic sequence CTTGAGCAGGTCACCCTGGGACATGTCGTGAGCCAGGACCATTCCATCGGACACAGGCGAGATGACCAGCCTGTTGAGGAAGAGGGTGACGATGCCGATGACCAGCAGGATGATACCCGCGCCGATGCCCATGAGCACGTAGCCCTGGTGTATGGCTCCGGCTGCCAGGTCATCCTCGAAGGCGGACATGCACACGATCCAGCCGGTGGTTTCATCCGTGACAAAGGCCATGAATTTGTTCTTGCCGTCCCACTCGTAAGTGATTTGGCCCTTGCCCATCCGCATGGCCTCCTTGACGAAACCTTCGCGGCTGTAATCCTTGAGCATGGCCGAGGCGTCCTTGGGGTGGTGGATGAAGCGGCCCGTCCCGTCAAAGACGAAGCCGTATCCCTCGGTCCCGATGACGATGGGGTCTATAAAGACCTTGGTGAACTTGTCCCAGGAGCACAGCAGGGCGATGCCGCCGAGGACGCTGCCGTTGTTATCGTAGACCGGCTGGCTGGCGCCGAAGAGGTAGGACGTGCCGTCCTTGGATTTGAACACCGTGTTGGTCACGTAGTTCTTTTTTCCGGACAGGGCTGCGGCGACGTAGTTGCGGGTGGCGACGTCCATGCCGTGCATATCCGCATTGGCAGCGGAGGACCCGGCCAGGATCTTGCCGCCCCGGTCGAAGATCAGCACGCCCCAGAGGTTGGTGTTGTTCGCCAGGTAGGCCTTCATGTCAGGCGCGGCTTCCTTTTCATTGAGCCTCAGGGCCCGGATGACGCCGGGATCCTGAGCCAGGGCCATTCCGGCCGCCAGGTTGTCGCGCATGAAAAGGTCCAGGGAGTACGCCACGGTCTGGGCCTGGTTGTGGGCCGCCTTGCTTTCCCCTTTCAAAACCATGTCGTAGGAAGAAAGATTGACATAATACACAAGCGCGGCGACGCCTAAGATTATGGAAGTTATTATTGGAACCAGGATGGCCCGTTTGAGGCTTTTTGCGATCCAGGTAAGCATGTCCAGACTCCTAAAATTGCTGCGGGTTGAGGTGTTTTCAAACAGGAGGTTTAGACCATCTCTCCTGCAGAGAATGCAAGAAAAAAAGTATCTATATACACTTTCTATTCTCTGCAGACTGATTGATCAATCTGTAGTCGCGTTTAATAGCTTGGGCCATTATAAATTACTCCCTATTTCGTGTCGTTATTGTTACGGTTTTGGTAAAATACGTGATAGTCGAATCCGTCGTGGCCTTTCTCCCGCTCCTTTGCTATGGCTGGGATGCTGTCCGGCTACAGGCGGTTCAATGGCGTTCGCCGACCGCTCGGGCGGCGTGGCAATCGATACTCAACACCGGAGAGACGCCGTGGCACTGCATGAACTGGCGGGTCTGCCCGCCCCTCAGGAACTTCTCGTCAACATTCCCCGCCTGGTTTCCGCCTATTACCTTACTAAGCCCGACCCGACCGAACCCGGCTGCCGGATTTCCTTCGGCACATCAGGGCATCGCGGCTCGTCCCTGGACGGCAGTTTCAACGAGGATCACATCCTGGCCGTGACCCAGGCCGTGTGCGAACACCGGGCGCAGGCGGGCATCGACGGCCCCCTCTTCCTGGGCATGGACACCCACGCCCTGTCCGAGCCAGCCCTGGCCACGGCCCTGGAGGTCTTCGCGGCCAACGGGGTGACCGTGTACATTCAGGAAGGGCTCGGCTACACCCCCACTCCGGTCATCTCCCACGCCATCCTGACCTGGAACCGGGGCCGGGAGACCGGCCTGGCCGACGGCGTGGTCATCACCCCGTCCCACAATCCGCCCCGCGACGGCGGCTACAAGTACAATCCGCCCCAGGGCGGCCCTGCAGACACGGCCACTACCGGCGCCATTCAGGACCGGGCCAACCAGTTGCTGGAGAAAGACCTGGAG encodes the following:
- a CDS encoding methyl-accepting chemotaxis protein, which produces MLTWIAKSLKRAILVPIITSIILGVAALVYYVNLSSYDMVLKGESKAAHNQAQTVAYSLDLFMRDNLAAGMALAQDPGVIRALRLNEKEAAPDMKAYLANNTNLWGVLIFDRGGKILAGSSAANADMHGMDVATRNYVAAALSGKKNYVTNTVFKSKDGTSYLFGASQPVYDNNGSVLGGIALLCSWDKFTKVFIDPIVIGTEGYGFVFDGTGRFIHHPKDASAMLKDYSREGFVKEAMRMGKGQITYEWDGKNKFMAFVTDETTGWIVCMSAFEDDLAAGAIHQGYVLMGIGAGIILLVIGIVTLFLNRLVISPVSDGMVLAHDMSQGDLLKDIDSKSPNELGRLMRSLGSMVDALRGVVHNVKSAAEMVAAGSEEIAASAEQMSEGSVEQAASVEEISASMEMMAENIKHNMETAQKTRDIAVRTARDAQEGGEAVKQTVSAMRDIADRTSIIEEIARQTNLLALNAAIEAARAGEHGKGFAVVAAEVRKLAERSGVAAAEISELTGNSLQVAEKAGSMLEQIVQDIQHNEELVQEVAAASREQHDSSQQITTSIQHLDVVVQKNASFSEELSATSQELSSQAVQLQQTMDFFRVAAHRTDPSMRGGVKVVGRPAQRQLPAVSAAHGAPHTEPKPIMRQAITADGEDEYERF